In one window of Arachis ipaensis cultivar K30076 chromosome B06, Araip1.1, whole genome shotgun sequence DNA:
- the LOC107645615 gene encoding uncharacterized protein LOC107645615 isoform X9, which produces MWRQNILRHNHDSDQSISDDDVDEPDGACPNDVISVKTLKASAAASSKEELPLPVRLDFLKVVTGISNQILAGTSSSLSIKEPTDTPPEDEVEMPEFNEGDSSSILGEVAANSSDEEVIQDEGNTVLSIRELRKYGPQFVRHKQVRVSNERSEAVLPLKESSSCSALHASTSRANRCGVWRKAKSRISMSSLSHKCENSGPSMSDRLPEKKADGPWASATLDSNHTEDNDGVELSSDTEPAETEAIAPGPNLPSMADLFENLQDKTHLAFPVSTFQYFPHGQTRGKIGHTVQKRGRSDLPDMIADSEDSPDLVDSGSSSDNEESDQHMRITFCGKKTQTMADRFQEALGTSSIIAEGTHVGVHNSLRAGIFGKLQQVMQTEKERDLDFWKKLQSGARPDTFSINK; this is translated from the exons ATGTGGCGCCAAAATATACTCCGT CACAATCACGACTCAGATCAAAGCATTTCCG ATGACGACGTAGATGAGCCAGACGGCGCTTGTCCAAACGACGTCATTTCGGTAAAAACCTTAAAAGCCTCTGCCGCTGCCTCCAGCAAG GAAGAACTGCCTCTTCCAGTGCGGTTGGATTTTCTAAAAG ttgTCACAGGAATCTCGAATCAAATTTTGGCTGGGACAAGCAGCAGTTTGTCAATTAAG GAACCAACAGATACACCTCCCGAAGATGAGGTTGAAATGCCTGAATTCAATGAGGGTGACAGCAGTAGCATATTGGGGGAGGTAGCTGCCAATTCAAGTGACGAAGAAGTAATTCAGGATGAG GGTAACACTGTCCTGTCGATTAGAGAGCTTCGCAAGTATGGTCCTCAATTCGTCAGACACAAACAAGTTCGAGTTTCTAATGAAAGATCTGAAGCAGTGTTACCTCTCAAAGAAAGTTCTTCATGCTCAGCATTACATGCTTCCACCTCCAGAGCAAACCGATGTG GTGTTTGGAGGAAAGCTAAGTCAAGAATTTCAATGTCATCATTGTCACACAAATGTGAGAATTCTGGTCCTTCAATGTCTGATAGATTGCCTGAAAAGAAAGCTGATGGACCTTGGGCTTCTGCAACCTTGGACAGTAATCATACTGAAGATAATGATGGTGTGGAATTAAGTTCAGATACTGAGCCGGCTGAAACAGAAGCCATTGCACCAGGACCTAATCTACCCTCAATGGCTGACCTATTTGAAAATCTCCAAGACAAAACACATCTA GCCTTTCCTGTCTCTACGTTTCAGTATTTTCCACATGGTCAAACCAGAGGAAAAATAGGGCACACTGTTCAGAAGAGGGGTAGATCCGACCTGCCAGATATGATTGCTGACAGTGAAGACTCCCCTGATCTCGTGGATAGTGGATCATCAAGTGACAATGAG GAGAGCGATCAACATATGAGGATTACTTTCTGTGGAAAGAAAACGCAGACCATGGCAGATCGATTTCAGGAAGCTTTAGGGACTTCGTCTATTATTGCCGAAGGGACTCATGTTGGTGTACATAATTCATTGAG